Part of the Hemiscyllium ocellatum isolate sHemOce1 chromosome 15, sHemOce1.pat.X.cur, whole genome shotgun sequence genome is shown below.
agagggcggcctatgtaaagatgagacgtgaaggttcaattggggcaattgatagttataaggtagccaggaaggatctaaagagagagctaagagcagcaaggaggggacatgaaaagtccttagttggtaggattaggaaaaacccaaaggctttctatacgtatgtcaggaataaaagaatgactagggtaggaataggtccagtcaaggatagtagcgggaagttgcgtgtggagtctgaagagattggggagacactgaatgaatacttttcgtcagtattcactcaggaacaggacattattgtcgatgtgaatattgagtcacaattaattagaatgggtggctttgaggtatgtagggaagaggtgttggaaattctggaaagggtgaaaatagataagtcccctgggcctgatagcatttatcctaggattctctgggaaacaagggaggagattgcagagccattggccttgatttttatgtcctcgttgtctacaggaatagtgccagaagactggaggatagcaaatgtggttcccttgttcaagaaggggagttgggataaccctagtaactataggccggtgagtctcacttctgttgtgggcaaagtcttagagacaattgtaagggatagaatttatgaacatctggataggaataatgtgatcaaggatagtcagcatggttttgtgaagggcaggtcatgcctcacaaaccttattgaattctttgagaaggtgactaaggaggtggacgagggtaaagcagtagatgtggtgtatgtggattttagtaaggcgtttggcaaggttccccatggtaggctactacaaaaaatacagaggtatggcattgagggtgagttggaggtttggattaggaattggctggctggaagaagacagagggtagtagttgatggtaaaggttcaccttggagtgcagttactagcgtgttccgcaaggatctgttttgggaccattgctgtttgtcatttataaaaaatgacctggaggaggggctagaaggttgggtgagcaagtttgcggatgatacgaaagtcggtggagttgttgacagtgaggaaggatgtggcaggttacagcgggatataaataagttgcagagctgggcagaaaggtggcaaatggagttcaatgtaggtaagtgtgaagtcattcactttggtaagagtaacaagaagatggggtactgggctaatggtcagatacttggtagtgtggatgagcagagggatcttggtgtccatgtacacagatctctgaaagttgccacccaggtaaatagtgctgtgaagaaggcatatggcatactggcttttattggtagaggaattgagttccggagtcctgaggtcatgttgcagttgtataagactctggtgcggccgcatctggagtattgtgtgcagttttggtcgccatcctataggaaggatgtggaggcactggaacaggtgcagaagaggtttaccaggatgttgcctggtatggtaggaagctcgtatgaggaaaggctgaggcacttggggctgttttcattggagaaaagaaggtttaggggtgacttgatagaggtgtacaagatgattaggggtttagatagggttgaccatgagaacctttttccacgtatggagttagctattacaaggggacatagctttaaattgagaggtggaaggtataggacagatgttaggggtagattctttactcagcgagtcgtgagttcatggaatgccctgccagtagcagtggtggactctccctctttatgggcatttaaatgggcattggataggcatatggaggatagtgggctagtgtaggttggtgggcttggatcggcgcaacaccgagggccaaagggcctgtactgcactatatttttctatgttctagctCCTGGTCAAGTACTGCCTCAATTTAAAAATTCTTGTTCATTTCAAAGACCTCCTTGGCTGCCTTCATTTCTGTGTAACCCCTTGAGGAACACAATTTACAATGCATCTACCTTCATCCAATTCTGACTTCCTGAGCATCCCTGATAGGAATTTCTCCTCCATCATTGGCTGTTCAACATCTATGCctcacttttttttcccctccagaTTCTCCTTAAAGCCTATCTCTTTTGCTATTTGTATTTGCTGTTCATTTCGCATATATGATAGGTAATCATTTGAGTCAGGCAAAAAGGACTGTTGGCTTCTGCGGAAATGTACTACCGTGTGCAAGGAAGACCTGAAGAAAATCAACCCTTCAAACATAGTagtaatcagaaataaaaatgatTGTATAAAAATTAGTTTCGGAGCAGAAAAGCTTTGAATGGCATTGTAACACATGTGCTTTTGTATGTACTGTCTTTCTTCTAggtcaaagtggtgctggaaataatTGGGCCAAAGGCCACTACACTGAGGGAGCTGAACTGGTGGATGCAGTGCTTGATGCGGTGAGGAAGGAGTCTGAAAGCTGTGACTGTTTACAGGGATTCCAGCTCACTCACTCTCTGGGTGGTGGTACTGGCTCTGGGATGGGCACCCTCCTCATCAGTAAGATCCGGGAAGAATACCCTGACCGTATCATGAACACATTCAGTGTGATGCCCTCACCTAAAGTTTCGGACACTGTGGTGGAGCCATACAATGCTACCCTGTCTGTCCATCAGCTGGTGGAGAACACAGATGAGACATACTGCATTGACAATGAAGCCCTTTATGATATCTGCTTTCGTACCATGAAGCTGACCACTCCCACATATGGAGACCTTAATCACTTGGTCTCTGCAACCATGAGCGGAGTAACCACATGCCTTCGCTTTCCTGGACAACTCAATGCTGACCTTCGCAAGCTGGCAGTGAACATGGTGCCCTTCCCTCGGCTCCACTTCTTCATGCCTGGCTTTGCCCCACTAACCAGCCGTGGCAGCCAGAATTACAGAGCACTCACTGTGCCAGAGCTAACCCAGCAAATGTTTGATGCTAAAAATATGATGGCAGCTTGTGACCCACGGCATGGACGCTACTTGACCGTTGCTGCCATATTCCGAGGCCGGATGTCCATGAAAGAAGTAGATGAGCAGATGCTGAATGTCCAGAACAAGAACAGCAGTTACTTTGTGGAGTGGATTCCCAATAATGTTAAGACAGCTGTCTGTGACATTCCTCCCCGGGGCCTCAAAATGTCCTCTACCTTCATCGGCAACAGCACTGCCATTCAGGAGTTGTTCAAGCGAATCTCTGACCAGTTCACTGCCATGTTCCGTAGGAAGGCCTTCTTGCACTGGTACACTGGAGAGGGGATGGATGAGATGGAGTTCACTGAAGCTGAGAGCAACATGAATGACCTGGTATCAGAGTACCAACAGTACCAGGATGCCACTGCAGATGAACAGGAAGAGTTCGAAGAAGAAGAGGGAGATAATGATGAAGCATAGGTATGGTGGGATCATCAAGAAGCCTCTCTGTTGGAGAGAAAGTTGTTTTGAGTCAACTATTGAATTCTGCTGATTCTTCCAGCCATTTAATTAAGAAGACATTGTGATGCTCATGGAAATGGAATTCCTTTTgaaggtttgtgtgtgtggtttAATATGATCTGTAGTTTTAAAACAATAGTGCCCACAGTAGGCTATGTTCTGAAATTCAACTTTATGAACTGGCCTGAAAAGTCTTATCCTGCAGCTGCTGAACCTGTCTGAGTAGCTTGTTTCAGTTTGTTAGATTGGTAATTTGTGTGCTTCTAAATAAAGATACCTTGTCAGTTCTGGTGTTGACATACAGCCTTTTAAACTCCTTTACTGATTGTTTTACAGGCTTTCAGGCAGTAAAACAATCTCTAAAATGGGAAGCAGATTGGCAACTGCAACAAGGAGGGCAGGATGAGATTTGCCCTTCATTCTTTAAAGTactagtatgatcccttttgaCTTGCAGactattttgtttattttctctcttcagCTGAGAAAGTAAGAATACTTCTTAAAACTATTAAATGTAACAATCGGGCACTATAGCTTTAGATGTAGTCAGttgttttaaaaaggaaatgtaaTTAATAACGAAACCTTCCCTAGAAGAGTAGCATAAAGCACTGTTCAGTAATAAGTGTTGAGATCTGATAGTGTTACGTTGATTTGAGATGCAGAGGTAGACCTTGGAACAGTGGTTTTCAACTCCATGAACTGCCAAAGAGCCCTCAACAGGTTCATACAGCTCTTTCTGGATCGGTGATTGTTCTCTATATTGCATGCATATCTAAGTTTGTCTTTCTGCGATGTTTGTACTGTGAAAATCAAATCATTCAAATAAATCAATACAActtcttttctttgtttttttttcttcttctccaGCTGATTAAAGAGTACTTACTGTAGCTACATTTGCTTGCTTTTACCAAAATTGAGTCAGAGTGGAGAAACATGGGGAATGGCAAAAGGTTCAATCAAATCAAAACCATGATTCCTTtctgctgattaaaaatctggatTTATACAGCACCTTGATACTGATCCAGAAATGAAATAAAAGGCCTTTTTTGAAAAGTTATTTTGAGGTGCAATTCTGTAGATAAATGCAGCAGCCATTTTGTATGCATTGAAATACAGAGAATGACAATGAATTGAATGTCTGATTTATCTCCTTTTAGACATGGGTTCATCAATCAAATCTTGCATACTCAGGAGTCCATTTGggcctttgtgtctgtgctggctgTTTCAAAGAACTGTAATTTATTCACATGTCCCAATCTTTTCTCCATTTTTGTATAAATTGAGAATGTTCTTCAAGTACATGTTCAATCATCTTTTGAAAGATGGTATGAAATCTTGTTCCATCATTCTTCTAGCCAATTATTTATCATTTATGACCTCTGGTTACCAAGTCTTTTATCGCAGATGCAATGCCTGATACTCCAACAGAGGCCTAAATAGATTTATAAAGGTTTAGCATGACTTTTCTAAAAACATAGAACAGTGGAACACAGGTCTTTTGTATTCAGTGACACAAAAGTCAAGTCCCTGTGGACTTTCCTGAACACTTTATTATCTTGCTCTGCCACTGTCAAAGATTCTTCTGCTCATAAATTGCTCATGTCTTGCCATCTTGTTTTTTTCCATATACTTGCCACTGAACTGTATTAAAATGCATGGCTAAAGAGGGAAGTTGCTCTAAACACCATTAGAATCTCCTGTTCCAAAAAGTAGGCAGAATATTGGTAATTTTATGCTCAATGCACAAGAGCATTATTCATGTTAGATTATTCTGTTCATGTTGCAAAACAGGACAAACCAACAAAAACTGCATGAACACTGTAATGACCCATGCTTTTATATGTATACAGGTATCTAAGAGAAGAGACCCCTGAAAAACTAGGGTCGACTTGTTCACAAGGTACATGAAAAATAGCAgaatttttggccaaaaataaggggtTTACTTATGTGAGATTGACCTACTCATGAATATATATGATAGTCTGTTTTAGAAATTGCTAAACAAAACACAAAGTAGACAGGTGACAACTAAGATGTTAAGgatgacattttcttctttgGTCCAACCATTGAGATTTAGCTTAATGTTGTTACATTATTCATTAGACTTCAGAGATTCTGTAGTCTTATCTAGAACATTGATAttgatagggcagcacggtggctcagtggttagcaatgctgtctcacagcacctggaacccagattcaattccagccttgagcaactgtctgggtggaatttgcacattctctgtcttcctacatgggtttcctcccacaatccaaaaatgtgcaggttcggtgaattggccatactaaattgctcagtgttcagggatgtgtaggttaggtgtattagtcgggggtaaacgtaggggaatggatctgggtggattactcttcggaggtgttgggccaaagggcctgtttccatactgtagggattgtatgattctatgatatcagAAATACCTAATTGGAATTCATACCTAGAGCCAAAATCTAACTTGCTTCTTTGCTCCCTAACATAATGGTTACTTGGGTACCTACACATTTCAGTTAGAGCAGGAGGATCCGGGTTCAAACCCATTTCTGTTATCTAATCAATTACAGTGGCAATTGATCAGACATTAGAGAGGAGGAAAGTTACCACCTCGTAGAAACTGTGGATGTTGGGGATGAGGATTGTAGCAGATTGTAATCTGACCTGCCCCCATTATTTTTGATACACTTTATAAGCTCATTTATGAAAAATGGTCAGTTGGGCAAAGAACAAAGACAGTAGCTCTAACCTAATATGTCTAATCcttcaagaaatgcaaaataaagttaattcaaaAACTAATTTAAAGCTTGCATtaaagttctgatgaaaggtcattgacctggaacacatttttttctgtctccacaggtgctgctggacctgcagagtatttccagcattgtgTGTTTCTATTTGATTTCCAGGATCTGCAATTTCTTGCTTTTGAATGGAAGAATTCATAATGGTCTTGGTGTTAAATTGCATTTCTTTATTGGAAGGCAATTCACATACTATAAAGTCATCAAGTAATTCTACTGAGTCTGTGATTATAAGTGAATTGCTGGTTTCATGCAGAAACTATTAGTTTCAATTTCAAAATGAAAACTTCTTTGTGGAGCTGATCTCCTTTATTGATACAGTTTGAAAGTATTTACATTGCAGTGGCTTTTCAATATtgcaatttcctgttcctgttattgatCCCTTCGCTGCTCACTTCCCATGGGAATGGATGAGAATAAACACCAGCTCTCCCGATCTGTCTAATTTCCTTAGATTCACCCAGCAGAAATTGGACTTATTTCATTGAATGTGCAGTGATTGTTAGTGTTAGGACTGTCAGGATGTGTATTTATTGATATATACAGTGTACACATATATAAGTACAAAGGGAGTGCAGTTTGCACAGCTAAATGGCTCTTTCAGAGTCACTATAGGTTTTATGCACCTCCTGTGGTGTGACAATTCTGATTCAATTTTATGTTGTAGTGCATCACCACCATGCctctgattttgatttgattataCATTAATTTGTTCTCACCTTCACAAAATGGAGCTGCAGAATTTCATTGTTCAcaatttaaatttgtttgtgAATGGGACAGATAGGAAAAGCTATTAATCCAGTCAGTATAGCTATATCAAATTTCAACAGGCTTAAACCAGTAATAATAGAACTTGAGAAGTAAACTGAGATTTTGAATTGTGACAGCTGTTACCCCAGCTGCCAAGTCAGTTACTGCAGTGTATAGATTTCCCAAATTATGGAAATGTCAGAAAAACATTCGACACCTCTCTACACCAATTGTAGCAACCAAAATACTGCACTTGCTAAGACTGGCCAATGGACAAGGGATGGAACCTGGACTGATCTGTAGTTTCATGGACAGCTGGCTGTTTCCACTAGCTCCAATGTTAATAGTTAGGAAACTCTCATAATTCGGAAATGTCTAATGTACTTCAGGTAAGGAAAACTGTCATTTTTACCTGCTCTGGTCTACATTTGACACCAGACCCACCCGAAATCTGTTGACTCATAATTGTTCTGTGAAATGACCTAACAAGCTATTCAATTGTGTCAACTGCTAAAATGTCtcaaaaaaaggaatgaaactggacggGCTACCTGATACTGACCAAGGTACTGAAAATGACACTAGCAGACTCCTGCCTGCGAAGTCTTGCTTACTAACCTGTGGGGTCCAGTACCAAAATTGAAATAACTACTTCATAGGTGAGTCACACAACATTCTGGCACAGTCATACTCACCATGTCATAATTCTCCCAAAAGGGGACAAAACCTTTtttcatctaccctgtcaagtcctatGATGatcttgtatttttcaataaggtcatctcagattcttctatattccaacaagtacagcccaaactattcaatctctcctcagaagacagttcctggtatcagcctagtgaacctcttctgggCTTGCTGCAATGCTAgcatatcttttcttaaataagaagcccaaaacagttcacagtattccagctgtggtcagaCTACTACCTTTGAGCAAAACTTCTCTATCTTTgtacttcattccctttgaaataaagggcaacatttcatttgcctttcctAATAGCCACTGAATTTTGATGTTCTCTTTTCGTGATTCATGGACaagaactcccaaatccctctccTCAGTATTCAGCTTCTCTGTTCCTCCAACCAAACTGCATAATTTCACATtactccacattatattccatttgcaaaGCTTTTGCCCACTCAATTAACCTGTCTATAGCCCTCTGTAGACTGTGGTGGCATCCTCACTGTttgtcttcccacctatttttatgtCACCCGCAAACTTGATTTAGTTCATTcattttcttcatccaagtcattaacacatATTGTATATAATtgtggctccagcactgatccctgtggcccACCACTAATTacagattgccatcctgaaaatgccccatATCCCAACTGTCCTCTCAGTTCATCAATTCTCTACACTTACTAAATAGAGTACTTATTAAATAGACTAATGTACAGAACcagatcaaatgccttctgaatatAGAATCCACTGATTCCCCTATATCTATCCTATGTGttaactcctcaaagaattctatgaaTTTGTAAGGCActatttccccttcatgaagccatactAACAGTGCTTCATCATACTATGTATTTAAGtgttctgcaattacattctttataatagattgtaacattttcccaacaaTAGATATTTactcgtctgtgctgaccagatattctaaattaatcagtccaatttgcctgcatttggcccatactggTTTAATCCCCTACTCTTCATATACCCCATCCAGAtatccttttaaatgtcataattgtaccagcctccaccacttcctctggtagcccactctgtacataaaccaccctctgcgtgaaaaaattgcctcttaggtcacttttaaatctttcccctctcacctcataactatgccctcttgttttggactccccttcccTGGGAAGATGactttggcaattcaccctatccacgtccctcatgattttataaacctctaaggtcatccctcaacctttgacgctccagggaaaatagccctagcttattcagtctctccatataactcaaatgcttcacatacttgtaaatcttttctgcaccctttcaagtttaacaacatctttcctatttaAATACAGGTGTTATGTTCTAGGTTTTCCAATCCTATGGCAGTTTTCTAGAATGTAAGATTACTATCAGTGCATCTACTATCTCTGGAGCTACTTACATCAAATATTCATTGATTTTTAGCCCCATGAAATTTCCTAGAATGTTTTAGCTATTGATAGTTattatatttatttcctctccacCTTTTTGCCCTAGAATATTTAATAATTTTGGAATGCTAATTGTGTCTTCTGCGTGAAGACtgagcaaaatatttgttcaacccTTCTGTAGTGTTCAGTCTAATTTTCCAAAACCGTAAGTCAATCCTGTGATCAGCATGCTGTTCTGTGTGGAACTTTGGAGCAGCTGCACGTGTACGCAACTTAGAGGGAACTTTGTTCACCATTATTACTTCCCTAGCCTTATTCTCGAAAGGGCCCACATTCACTTCGacttctctcttccttctttacATAAGTTCTTGGTAACCTTAACTTCCCTAGTTAACCATGATTGGCTGTCTGCTTCCTGGAACCTTCTTCCTGACTGGAATAGGTCTTTGTTGTGGCCATGCACTATTTTCTACCACTGTTCCTCAACCAACTTTTTGCTGTTTaactcctttcccagtccactGTAGTCAGCTTGTAACCATGTCACTGTAATGCCTGTAAGATCATACCTGTTAACCTATATTTGTGTGGTTAATTTATTCTAAGTTTTACATGTGTTCAAGCtccattaattttgctttcttgCCATTTTCCCTTTGACCCTATTTACTGCTGTTTTTGTGTTTGTATCTTCTGTCCCTTCCTGTCCTATTCTGTGTATCATTTGTTCCTTGCTCCAGTCTTACTTTTGTTGGCTACCTCATCTTTTATTCCAGTACATTTATGATTTTATCGGTGCTATTTCACATACTAATCTTAAACTGAAGACTTCATACTCTttcttccaatttccatccttctctcgcctttatgattagattagattacctacagcatggaaacaggcccatcagcccaacaagtccacattgaccctctgacgagcaacccacccagacccattcccctgagtaatgcacctaacactaggggcaattcagcatggccaattcacctaacctgcacatctttggactgcgggaggaaaccagagcacccggaggaaacctatgcagacatggaaagaatgtgcaaactccacgctgacaattgtctgaggtgggaattgaacctgggatatTGTCCATCACTGACCCTTCCTTTCATAGAGGCAGAGTCATACAGTTCAGAAACTGGTCCAACCAGTACATgagttgcccgaaacgtcgaatttcctgttccttggatgctgcctgacctgctgcgctttaaccagcaacacattttcagctccaaccagtacatgctgaccataatcccaaactaaactagtcccaccttcctgtgcttggcccgtatccctccaaacatttattaTTCATGTACCTACATCGttgtcttttaagcattgtaactaCCCACATCTACCACATCATCTGGAgcttcattccacatatgaaccagtctgtgcaaaataaaaaaaaaataccCCTCCTGTCTTATTTAAACCTTTAGCCACTCacttaaaaatatggccccttGTTTTGAAATCCCTTCCTCAACTTCTCTATTTTCATTTTTGGAAATGGATTATCAAAATATTCATTGCAAGTCCACTGGTACTAGCaactattttgaatatacttCCTCTTACCATAACCAGTGCTTGATATGTCTTTCATTATTCTTAATCAAGGTATTATCTCTCCCCACCAAAGTTGACAGGATCCTTAGCCATGTTCAATCTATTTCTTGCACTTTCAACTTTCCCTTTCCTTCCAAGAACTGATAGGAATCCCCAGTCAAaatcgaaagaactgcagatgctgtaaattagagacaaaaatagaaattgctggaaaagctcagcagatctggtagcatctgtggagagaatcaaGAGTTAATAtcttgggtcaagtgacccttcctcagaactgaataagctctggcagcatttgtgtagagaaatcagaattTATTCAATTCTAAGGAAGGGCCACtcgatccaaaacgttaactcttgattctctccacagatgctgccagagctgctgagcatttctagcaatttctattttttgtcTCGGAATCAGCTTTCACCCACTAGTCTCTGCAATCAATGCATCATCCTTCATTTC
Proteins encoded:
- the LOC132822883 gene encoding tubulin beta chain-like, whose translation is MREILHIQAGQCGNQIGAKFWEVISDEHGIDPSGSARGESGIQLDRINVYYNEAAGDKYVPRAILVDLEPGTMDSVRSGPFGQIFRPDNFVFGQSGAGNNWAKGHYTEGAELVDAVLDAVRKESESCDCLQGFQLTHSLGGGTGSGMGTLLISKIREEYPDRIMNTFSVMPSPKVSDTVVEPYNATLSVHQLVENTDETYCIDNEALYDICFRTMKLTTPTYGDLNHLVSATMSGVTTCLRFPGQLNADLRKLAVNMVPFPRLHFFMPGFAPLTSRGSQNYRALTVPELTQQMFDAKNMMAACDPRHGRYLTVAAIFRGRMSMKEVDEQMLNVQNKNSSYFVEWIPNNVKTAVCDIPPRGLKMSSTFIGNSTAIQELFKRISDQFTAMFRRKAFLHWYTGEGMDEMEFTEAESNMNDLVSEYQQYQDATADEQEEFEEEEGDNDEA